CTTTCACTTTGTTCCACCGAGTTGGTTCGCGCGCAGCGTCGATGAACTCATGTCCCGACCAAGTCAATCGTGTTTGCCCGCTCTCTTGAATCACAATTTCGCCACTGTTTGAACTCAGCACTGCAGCGTGAATTAGATCCGCTTCATCGAGAAGCCTGATATGGTACGAGATCGCTCGTTGGTCATAGCCATCAACTGCGACACTGATGTCGTCATTCTCTTCGATGTAGAAAAGTATCTTACGGATGAGGTCCATGTCGCGTTTCATGTTTTTCGGCTTGACCTGATGTGTTGGTAGGTTTTGATTCAGTCGGCGAACGACGGTCGTCACCGAGGACCGCCAAAGTGGTTTCCATGTGTAAAAGCGCGACGCGGTCCTTCGGTGCACGACTTGGTTCTGCCAATCTCACCATTCTTCAGAAAGTATCGCTGGAAGTTGTGATTCGAGCCGAGATAATTCATCGCAAAAGTCGTCTACCTGAGGCAATTCACCAAACTCAATTGTAAAGCTCAATTGAGAGTCTGCATTAGGATCAACATCGCAAATGCTCTGTAGGATCTCAAAAAGTTGATGCGTTGCGTCTCTGACTGGCTCAGACCATCCCTGTTGAAGTTCATGGAGGCGTTCACAACGCTCCGGCGGCAAAAGAGATCGAGAGGCTCTCTCGAACGCAACAGCCTCAGCGTAGACTCGCTGAATCGCAACGCAAACATCAAGAATGAGTTTCGGGTCCGCGGCTTTCTCTTCTGTCGACTGGATGGCTCGCGGAAAGTCTTGAACGAGAAGTCTCTTCGCAACCTCCACCATTTCGATCAAGTTAGTCGGACGGGAACTCAACCATGCGTGATATGCCCGAAAGTTCTGTGGAGACTCGGCGGGGACGAAAACCTTTCCATCGGCGAGATCGCGTGCCTCACGATCAATCGGTCCCAATAGCACCGCGAGCAGTGATTTTGCAAAATGAAACTCCCACATCGACCGTTGAAGGTGTGCGATACGGTACGAATTCGCTGGTAAAGATTCTAAGCCTTCTGGACATTCCCGCAGGTAGTGGTAAACACGCCAGCCAACTGCCGCCATAACTGACACAAAAAGAAATGCGACGTACGGAATCAAGCGATTAGGACTGGGAGAGAGTGTGGAAGCATAGCCCTCAAACACTGTCCATAGCGAACCAAAAGTCGCGAATGCGAACCCGACAATTCCGTTCGGTTCAGAAAACACACCCTGGATGTGGTCCCAATACGTTTTGTACGAGAACCGAAACGTACCGCTGCTTGAAGTGAGGTCTGGATCATCCATGTTAGTGGGGTTTCCTTTCGGCAGAACGATTGCGATGACCGGGCCGCGGCGAACGATCATCCATTTGGAGAAAACTCGGCTCCGCGGCTCCGTGTCCATCGCCTGGTTCGCCGCATTCCCAAGACGATGTATTGTGCAAGTCGGTCACCGAGCTACCGGCAATCTTACCATCCGCGAGACCACGTGTCAGTGATTCGATGCATTTGCTGGAAGGATGAACTCGCAGTAGTCCAAGAGGTCTGCACCACGGTCGTCTAGCACGACGTCGGGTTTGGGGAGAAACGCAAGGAAGCAGTCTGCTATTTCAAGAGAGTCTGCAACGCCACGAGAGTACTCCGCGCCACCACGACTCCAGCAATACAGCAGGTGTCCATCGGCGTGCATTCTGCGGACGTATTCCACACATGACGTCATCGGTATCTGCTTCGTGCCAAAAGTTCGAATCAGCGTGTCGTCGACATCGATATAGATGATGCGTTTGCGTTCCAAATCTAGTACGTCCGTGTTAAGCGTCAATCAACATCTGTCGGCGAACGTCACGCGTCACCCGGTACGCGTGAAAGATTTTCCACTTGAAATCCGCCCGACTCGCGTGCTCGGGTGCACGCGATTGTTCCCCGCATCCTGCATTACGTGTCGGCGTCCGAGCCTTCGTCGAAGTACGGTTCACCGTGGGACACGCCAAATTCGATCCAAAACCCAGTCCCTGAGTGGAACATTCGGTTGTCATAGTCCGTTAACGAATCCGGTTCGTCAAGCATTAGGCCGTAGAATGCATCCGCGATTCGTGAACGCAGCCCCAGTGGTGGTTCGTCGTCGCTGCTGAACATCAATGAAGTACGTCCGTAGTGATCGGAGCAGTCGAATGGAACGGCGAGATTTGACGCATCACTTAATATGGCAACGAACGAAACGTCGAAGCACGTTTTCTCCATTCGTTCATCTTCAGCGACGTTTTCGGTGTTGAACAAGTAAATCAGTCGTCCAAGAAACCAAGCGGCGTTTTCGTCGCCACGAACAATCGCAGGGAGTTTGCGTTGTTGTTCGCGAGCCCAATCGATCAAGTTGAATTGTGCGGAAAAGCTGGTGCCAGTAAGTCGTGTAGACGCAGGCACGAAGGTCACGTCCTCAAATCGTACGGGCGATCCAATCACGTCGATCAGCTCGCCGTGGCGAATGTCAAAGGAATGTGCCATGTGATTTCAGTCGGGGAACGTTGGCCATCACCGGGCGGCGGAGAACAGTCAACCACTCGAAAAAACGCAACCACCGCCGCTCCGGTGCATGGCATTGTTATCCGCAGTATAGGGAGAATCACAAGCAATTCATCCTGTATAAGATCGCACAATGTACCATTCCATCGCCCGCGGAGCAACAAAATCACGAACAAGTAGAATCGCAAAGTAACCAAGAAGCAAAAGAAGTAGAGCGATCACCCAATGTCCCCGGAGTGCACGTCGCGAACCAAAAACAGCAGCAAAGATTGCGAAAAGAGAAGCGGCGTTATTTAACGCGGTCAACAGCAGGAATGCATTGCGCATGACTTCATCGCCACTGGTCATTGTTGCGTAAGCCATGTCAAGCAAGACGAGTTCGATCGTGAACCACGCGACGGCAACAAGACAGAGTCCAGCGGGAAGGTAAAGCCATCGTGTAGATCGCGGTTCTTGGACGCACGAGGGTGCAGCCTGTTTTTCGTAGGGATTAATCAAGTGTGCCGAGCCGATACTACGCTAACGCGCAAAGTAGAAATGTGTGTTGGATTTCAATTTGAGTCGGATAACGTCACCCGTCACCGGGCCGGGAGAGTAAAGTCAACCATTTCAAAACCGGCCGCAAGCCCGGCTCCGGTGCACGGGATGGTTACCCGCCAGTATCGTCGCCTGAGATGGGTACTTCGTACGTCTTGGAAATCGAAGGACGGCTTCTTCGTATTGCAAAAGCGTACCGAACTGCGAAGCTGCTCGCAAACGATGTAACGCTCGACAAGACGTAACATGCTATCGATGCAAATCCGAATTTGTCGAGAATCATGATGGCGAGTAAAAACGGTGCCATCGCGACGCACATCAGAAGAAACAGGATCGGAGGAATAGCGTCGCGCAAGCACGCGTACGTTGCGAAAAGAGCAATGCAGGTCGCGGTATACACTGCACCAGCGAACGCAGAACGCGCGATGTTGCTTGCCCGCGTGACATTAGCGGCAGTGTCGCAAGTTATTGGAGTGAGGTAGGGATTCGACATTAAGTATGGGCAGTCGTTTCAGTCGGGTAACGATACGCGTCACCGGGTACGCGCGAAGGATTTTCCATTTCAAGTCGGCTGGCTCGCGTACTCCGGTGCACGCGATGGTTACCCGCGTTTCGGCAGGAACTCGGACGCGAAGGCAAACGCGGCCCAATGTGCAGCCCCAGTGTCGAGCCCGAGCAACGCCAGCATCAGTATACCAGCCAGCGTGTTCGGCGGCAAAGTCATAATTGCAGCGAGTAAGAAGAGTGAATGAACGATCGGAATACCCGAGACATGTTTGTATTCGCCTTTGTCTCGTCGGGTGTGCAGCCACGGACGAACCACAGACAGGTAGAAATTGAAGAGGGCCGCAAGTCCGTAGATGGCAAGGCACGCCCAACCGACGAACGCGTGAGATGAAGTGGTATCGACGTTGGCTTGAAACAGATGTCGGCCAACAATCGCGAGAGGGAGAAACGCGGCGAGTGCAAACACGCTGAGAACGCAGCCTAAATCGTTGAGCGTCCATGAGCTTCGCATGTTGTGTGCAGTTCATCTCTCCGCGCGGGTAACGGCGGCGTTGACCGAGCCGGGACGGTCCACGCATCCACTTGAGAAAACCTTGCAAGCCCGGCTTCGGTCCAACGCATGGTTCTGGCTGTTGTTGACGCAGCTAAACGCACGACAATCAACCGTCGTCATCGTAGCATCCGGCGAAATACCAATCCAGTTGTGAGTGATGTCACAAGCGAAACCGCAGCGATTAGCGAGAGCAAAGCGAGCGCACCCGTGTAGTTTGGACCTCCAACCAACAATGGCATGGCGACGAATAGTCCCAACGCAACGGCGATGAAGTACGCCGGAATGTTGCCAGCGATATAGCGGCAGGTTAGGTATGAACCAGCGGTGCCGAATATGACAGCGAGGCCAACAAAGAACACGATGACGTCGCGACGGTCCTCTGTAGAGTCATCCGATTGCAGGTTTGCGAAGGCAATGATCGTCCCGGTCGCAATTGCGATGCCCAATACGATCAGCCACGTAATTGATTGAAGGCGGCGCACGGAGCGTCTGTTGGACGAAACCGGAACCGATGCGGGTGGATCGTATGGATTTGATATTTCAGTCACGAACACGATACCAAGTCGCTCGATCGCCAGAACGTCGTGCATCACCGGGTACGGAGTTTTGATTGACCACTTCGCAAAACTCGCTAGCCGTACTCCGGTGCATGCAATTGTTACCCGCCGTCCGGAATCAGGCGTTGGGCTATGGGTCAGTTGAGTCAGCAGCGTACCGCATCCAGTTCAGCGGGGCAAGTTTTGGAAGTGAACGTTCACGGTCATGCAGTCAGCGGAGCAAATTGGTTGGTGCGGGTGTTGGATGCGAGGCGCTTTGCAGTATGCAGGCGTCGGATGTTCAACAGACGCCGGTTATCAACAGGCGTTGGGTATTTGCAGGCGTCGGTTGTCTACAGACGTCGGTGTTCTACAGGCGTCGGATGCCCGGCTAGCCTACGGGCGCTTGGGTTGCGATTGTTGCGTCGCACCTGCAGGCGTGATTCGTCCGCGCAGTCCACGCGGGTAGTGCGGGTAACGACACGCGTCACCGGGTACGCGCGAGAGATTTTCCATTTTAAAACCGGCTGGCTCGCGTACTCCGGTGCACGCGATTGTTACCCGCCGCGAATCTTTCGGTCAGCGTACCAGTCCCACATGAGTCTCCACGCGGCACGGTGAAGTGTGACACGCAAGTCGTCAACGGAGA
The sequence above is a segment of the Rubripirellula tenax genome. Coding sequences within it:
- a CDS encoding DUF2513 domain-containing protein; this encodes MKRDMDLIRKILFYIEENDDISVAVDGYDQRAISYHIRLLDEADLIHAAVLSSNSGEIVIQESGQTRLTWSGHEFIDAAREPTRWNKVKAALGDATIAAYIGLLNQVAIHYATKAAGIEN
- a CDS encoding hydrolase, with translation MERKRIIYIDVDDTLIRTFGTKQIPMTSCVEYVRRMHADGHLLYCWSRGGAEYSRGVADSLEIADCFLAFLPKPDVVLDDRGADLLDYCEFILPANASNH